From Dasania marina DSM 21967, the proteins below share one genomic window:
- the gluQRS gene encoding tRNA glutamyl-Q(34) synthetase GluQRS has protein sequence MTLHSAPNSAATYIGRFAPSPTGPLHIGSLIAALASYLDAKAQQGLWLLRMEDLDPPREQAGAAQSILHCLQSHGLHWDGEVLWQSQQQQRYQNAVAQLLAEDKAFYCRCSRSQLAAQRGIHRGNCQAQAPYSHCAVRLAVTEQTLGFDDPLQGRLQQALASEVGDFVIQRKDQLFAYQLAVVLDDALQGVSHVVRGSDLLDSTPRQLLLQQQLALATPKYVHIPIIANSVGDKLSKQTFAPALATQQACLNLLKALFFLNQPLPPKTQQQNCQQILHWAIAHWSLAAVPHCSAIDEICLQHFAS, from the coding sequence ATGACTCTACACTCCGCCCCCAACAGCGCCGCCACGTATATTGGCCGCTTCGCGCCCTCGCCTACCGGCCCGTTACATATTGGCTCGCTTATCGCCGCCCTAGCCAGCTATTTGGATGCCAAAGCGCAACAGGGCTTGTGGTTACTGCGCATGGAAGACCTAGACCCACCTCGCGAACAAGCCGGCGCGGCGCAAAGCATACTGCACTGCCTGCAAAGCCACGGACTTCACTGGGATGGCGAGGTACTGTGGCAAAGCCAGCAGCAACAACGTTATCAAAATGCGGTGGCGCAACTGTTAGCCGAGGACAAGGCTTTTTACTGCCGTTGCAGCCGCAGCCAATTGGCGGCGCAACGAGGAATACACCGAGGCAATTGCCAAGCGCAAGCACCCTATAGCCATTGCGCTGTGCGCTTGGCCGTCACCGAGCAAACCCTAGGCTTTGACGACCCACTACAGGGCCGCTTGCAACAAGCCTTAGCCAGCGAGGTCGGCGACTTTGTGATACAACGTAAAGACCAGCTGTTTGCCTACCAATTAGCGGTCGTGTTAGACGATGCCTTACAGGGCGTCAGCCATGTGGTGCGCGGTTCCGACTTATTGGACTCCACCCCCAGGCAATTATTGTTACAACAACAACTGGCCCTGGCCACACCAAAGTATGTACACATCCCCATTATCGCCAACAGCGTGGGCGACAAACTCAGCAAGCAAACCTTTGCCCCGGCATTGGCAACGCAGCAAGCCTGCCTCAACTTATTAAAAGCACTGTTTTTTTTAAACCAGCCTTTACCACCCAAAACACAGCAGCAGAACTGCCAACAGATTTTACACTGGGCGATAGCGCACTGGTCGCTGGCCGCCGTGCCCCACTGCAGCGCTATCGATGAAATATGTTTGCAGCACTTTGCATCTTAA
- the dksA gene encoding RNA polymerase-binding protein DksA, translating to MPVKKQQSASDFKNFTPYKPKKTEEYMNEAQREHFRGILLSWKSELMEEVDRTVSHMKDDAANFPDPADRATQEEEFSLELRTRDRERKLIKKIDKTIDLIDSDDYGYCDTCGVEIGIKRLEARPTATMCIDCKTLDEIKEKQQLG from the coding sequence ATGCCAGTAAAAAAACAACAGTCGGCAAGCGATTTTAAAAACTTCACGCCTTATAAGCCGAAGAAAACCGAAGAGTACATGAACGAAGCCCAGCGCGAGCATTTTCGTGGCATCTTGCTTTCGTGGAAATCGGAACTCATGGAAGAAGTTGACCGCACCGTTTCGCATATGAAAGACGACGCCGCCAACTTTCCCGACCCCGCTGACCGTGCAACGCAAGAAGAAGAGTTCAGCCTAGAATTACGTACCCGCGATCGCGAGCGCAAACTGATTAAAAAAATTGATAAGACCATAGATCTTATCGACTCTGATGATTACGGCTACTGCGACACCTGTGGTGTAGAAATAGGCATTAAGCGCTTAGAAGCGCGCCCCACCGCCACCATGTGTATAGACTGCAAAACCTTAGACGAAATCAAAGAAAAACAGCAGTTAGGTTAA
- the sfsA gene encoding DNA/RNA nuclease SfsA has protein sequence MQWPLLQPALLLRRYKRFLADVRLPNGEEITVHCPNTGAMTGCDQPGSQVWLSTSDNPKRKYRHTWELAQTAAGHWIGIHSAKANALVVEAIASGLIAPLQGYSQLRTEQKYGDEKSRIDIWLQSAEGEQCFVEVKSVTLLACADSGLGVFPDAVSARGSKHLRELMMVKQQGHRAVLLFCVQHSGIRSVAPADLIDSTYADTFREALAAGVEVLAYRADINEREIALARAVPVIAQQAC, from the coding sequence ATGCAGTGGCCCCTATTACAGCCCGCTTTGTTATTGCGGCGTTATAAGCGTTTTTTAGCCGATGTGCGCCTGCCTAATGGTGAGGAAATTACCGTGCACTGCCCTAATACCGGGGCGATGACTGGCTGTGACCAGCCCGGTAGCCAGGTGTGGTTATCAACGTCGGATAATCCAAAAAGAAAATACCGTCACACATGGGAGCTGGCGCAAACCGCAGCTGGCCATTGGATAGGCATACACTCGGCCAAGGCCAATGCGCTGGTGGTAGAAGCTATAGCGTCGGGGCTGATAGCGCCTTTGCAGGGCTATAGTCAGCTGCGCACCGAGCAAAAGTATGGTGATGAAAAAAGCCGCATTGATATATGGCTGCAAAGTGCTGAGGGTGAGCAGTGTTTTGTGGAGGTGAAAAGCGTCACCTTATTAGCCTGCGCCGACAGCGGTTTGGGGGTGTTTCCCGATGCGGTTAGCGCCCGCGGTAGCAAACATCTGCGGGAGTTAATGATGGTTAAGCAGCAGGGTCATAGAGCGGTGTTGTTGTTTTGTGTGCAGCACAGCGGTATTCGCAGCGTGGCCCCGGCGGATTTAATTGATAGTACTTATGCTGACACGTTTAGAGAAGCGCTGGCGGCAGGGGTAGAGGTGCTGGCCTACCGCGCCGATATTAATGAACGCGAAATAGCCTTGGCTAGGGCTGTGCCGGTTATCGCGCAGCAAGCGTGTTAG
- a CDS encoding DUF6491 family protein, whose translation MKYLCNITLLALLLLSACSTTPPLLALSPEQAAAKRGYAIVKAVKQVQDYRLSGWSYIDQQNLVMYSSPKRHYLLTLKQRCHDLRSIDNIALDTRTGVLMAGLDAIKILPRHGMVLQPCYIEGIYLLEKIKPQPDSGTSSDEANTLAAR comes from the coding sequence ATGAAATACCTATGCAACATCACCCTGCTCGCTCTTTTGTTACTCAGCGCCTGTAGCACTACCCCGCCACTTTTAGCGCTAAGCCCCGAGCAGGCAGCGGCCAAGCGTGGCTACGCTATAGTCAAAGCGGTCAAACAAGTGCAGGACTACCGCCTTAGCGGCTGGTCCTATATCGACCAACAAAATCTAGTGATGTACTCCAGCCCTAAGCGCCATTATCTACTCACACTTAAACAGCGCTGCCACGATTTACGCTCTATCGACAATATTGCCCTAGACACCCGCACTGGCGTATTAATGGCAGGCCTAGACGCCATTAAAATTCTGCCGCGCCACGGAATGGTATTACAACCCTGCTATATAGAAGGCATCTATTTGCTAGAAAAAATAAAGCCGCAACCCGACTCCGGCACTAGCAGCGATGAAGCTAACACGCTTGCTGCGCGATAA
- a CDS encoding response regulator: protein MDSQELKRLREQVAKLSVEKTALQQRLSELPNNEEQELAAWLDSCSSAIHIEQLDLLLGNVVNYLHADGATLSIYQHDAQYVAMTVCYPVVNSHEKLLCDYSIDEYPWSWQQLLTGQTLILNALDDIPKQYTQDLSFYQKLNQPSSIQVPLMFEERVQGLLELHSQGRSHHWRDIDIRMLERLSQPFFSACNRIIKDNIDREGLVLLQQLIHNTGVSYALLNHQRSLYTFGSNMASMFNLPANTPLNPQLFDQQWWQTIFEQGNLTPLVMEWIAADGSRKFFSCTPTIIHHNTEQKPDTVLIGYTDITQLQTKTIDSQWLINILQKLHISPDMETIQHILGELLKHVNASGVIISLDNAIITTESADDAMVKNVYQQHDAKKVTQLHDDIYQILKTKKTLFFSSLDSAPQQLLNNKEHMSILQSIAIKGLYSIKFKRPNGESAIIILDWDKQHEIPKLELIETTLLSVGDTIFAVIDQISDKKILQTKISQEQWLTTQIDKLYRSNYPIESAVNQVLKALCRYVNAERIFIRHRKENSGIYKLSYQYCEPGIASIKDTVGAEIDLSNLPPEHILMLGKPQAINNMEGKIKSLAAKKNLVLHEDPIQATLMMPLFGIEGIPAYIAVDCLTRSHEWTKEHEQVVQAIGDAICMTHDRQDIYYRLLNSEQRFSMAMEASQNGIWEWQLDSDEIYVSPGCSKLFGFTHQETHIQFNQDRILKRIHDDDKAMFLSELDKLLQHNLPFENTKIRFITKENTIIWCYSRKKFTSWNSQGKPTRLIGVIINISDFIKQQQALDKARIEAEQANNEKNDFLARMSHEIRTPMNAIIGLSHLVKDTPLNEKQHDFITHIHSAANSLLGIINDILDYSKIAAGKLILNNTNFDFEDCLNQVIRINSFLTDQKSLQLLLDHDSHIPKKLFGDNLRLSQILTNLLSNAVKFTEQGDIIVKTQLLALEKQHAKIQINVIDSGMGISDNYIQQLFDPFSQADGTISRRFGGTGLGLTIVQHLASLMGGNIGVVSELNKGTNFTLTLSFALAKKHTNDQQRLRSERYDKQLQGLHILVAEDNIVNQKVAAGILRKKGINCQFANNGQEAINLLQERGNHYDAILMDIEMPDVDGYQASTYIRQTLHNNIPIIAMTAHAMSGDADKAMAAGMNAHVTKPINPDTLYEALSQQLSPR from the coding sequence ATGGACAGTCAAGAACTTAAGCGATTACGTGAACAAGTCGCCAAGCTCAGCGTCGAAAAAACCGCGCTGCAGCAACGCCTGTCTGAGCTACCGAATAATGAAGAGCAAGAATTAGCCGCATGGCTAGACAGTTGTAGTAGTGCCATCCATATAGAGCAGCTAGACCTACTACTGGGCAACGTCGTCAACTACCTTCATGCCGATGGCGCCACACTGTCTATCTATCAACATGATGCACAATATGTTGCTATGACGGTTTGCTATCCCGTTGTTAACAGCCATGAAAAATTACTCTGTGATTACAGTATTGACGAGTACCCATGGAGCTGGCAGCAATTACTCACAGGGCAGACACTAATACTCAACGCTCTAGACGATATCCCAAAGCAATACACTCAAGATCTTAGCTTTTATCAAAAGCTAAACCAACCTTCCTCCATTCAAGTACCGCTGATGTTTGAGGAAAGAGTTCAAGGCCTGCTAGAGCTACACAGCCAAGGTAGAAGCCACCACTGGCGCGATATAGATATAAGAATGTTAGAAAGACTATCGCAACCCTTTTTCTCGGCCTGCAATAGAATAATCAAAGACAATATAGATAGAGAAGGTTTGGTGCTGCTGCAACAGCTTATCCATAACACCGGAGTGAGTTACGCACTATTAAACCACCAGCGCAGCTTATATACCTTTGGTTCAAACATGGCCAGCATGTTCAATCTACCCGCCAATACGCCACTAAACCCACAGTTATTTGACCAGCAATGGTGGCAGACTATTTTTGAACAGGGCAACCTAACGCCCTTGGTAATGGAATGGATAGCAGCTGACGGCAGCCGTAAGTTTTTTTCATGCACACCGACTATCATTCACCACAATACCGAGCAAAAGCCTGATACCGTATTAATAGGCTATACCGATATCACCCAGCTACAAACTAAAACCATTGACTCACAGTGGTTAATTAACATACTGCAAAAATTACATATTTCACCCGACATGGAAACCATACAGCACATCTTGGGCGAACTGCTTAAGCATGTGAACGCTTCGGGGGTTATCATATCGTTAGATAACGCCATCATCACCACCGAGTCCGCTGATGACGCCATGGTCAAAAACGTTTATCAGCAGCATGACGCCAAAAAAGTAACTCAACTACACGATGATATCTACCAAATACTTAAAACGAAAAAAACCTTATTTTTTTCGTCTCTAGATTCAGCGCCACAGCAGCTGCTTAACAACAAAGAGCATATGAGCATCTTGCAGTCCATAGCAATAAAAGGCCTGTATTCCATAAAATTTAAGCGACCCAACGGCGAATCAGCCATTATTATTTTAGACTGGGACAAACAACACGAAATACCCAAGCTTGAACTTATAGAAACCACCCTTTTATCGGTAGGTGATACTATCTTTGCCGTGATAGATCAAATTAGTGATAAAAAAATCTTACAGACAAAAATATCACAAGAACAATGGCTAACCACACAAATTGATAAGCTCTATCGCAGCAACTACCCCATAGAGTCCGCCGTTAACCAAGTACTTAAAGCGCTATGTCGCTATGTTAATGCTGAGCGTATTTTTATACGCCACAGGAAAGAAAACTCCGGCATTTATAAATTGAGCTACCAATATTGCGAACCCGGCATAGCCAGCATTAAAGACACGGTTGGCGCTGAAATTGATTTAAGTAATCTGCCGCCAGAACATATTTTAATGTTAGGTAAGCCGCAAGCTATTAACAATATGGAGGGGAAGATTAAAAGCCTTGCCGCCAAAAAAAATCTCGTACTGCATGAAGACCCGATACAGGCCACCTTAATGATGCCCTTATTTGGCATAGAGGGGATACCGGCTTATATCGCAGTAGACTGCCTAACCCGCAGCCATGAATGGACTAAAGAACATGAACAAGTGGTGCAAGCTATAGGTGACGCCATTTGTATGACACACGATAGACAGGACATTTACTACCGGCTGCTCAACAGCGAGCAACGCTTTAGCATGGCCATGGAGGCCTCGCAAAATGGCATTTGGGAGTGGCAACTAGACAGCGATGAAATTTACGTCAGCCCAGGCTGCTCCAAATTATTTGGCTTCACCCACCAAGAAACCCATATACAGTTCAACCAAGACCGCATACTAAAACGCATACATGATGATGACAAAGCGATGTTTTTGTCAGAACTGGACAAACTACTGCAACACAACCTTCCTTTTGAAAACACAAAAATTCGTTTCATCACCAAAGAAAATACTATTATCTGGTGTTACTCAAGAAAAAAATTTACCAGCTGGAACAGCCAAGGGAAACCAACTCGACTCATAGGCGTCATCATTAATATTAGCGATTTCATTAAACAGCAGCAGGCCTTAGACAAGGCGCGCATAGAAGCCGAACAGGCCAACAATGAAAAGAATGACTTTCTTGCCCGCATGAGCCATGAGATACGCACCCCCATGAACGCCATCATAGGTTTGTCACATTTAGTTAAAGACACCCCCTTAAATGAAAAACAACACGACTTTATAACGCATATACACTCTGCCGCTAACAGCTTGCTGGGTATTATTAACGACATTTTAGATTACTCAAAAATTGCCGCGGGAAAACTCATCTTAAACAATACTAATTTTGATTTTGAGGATTGCTTAAATCAAGTCATACGCATCAATTCTTTTCTCACTGATCAAAAATCACTACAACTACTACTTGATCACGACAGCCATATTCCCAAAAAACTCTTTGGCGACAACTTACGCCTCTCACAAATTTTAACTAACTTGCTAAGTAATGCCGTTAAATTTACCGAGCAAGGCGACATTATTGTAAAAACCCAGTTATTAGCCCTAGAGAAGCAGCATGCCAAAATACAAATCAATGTCATAGATTCTGGCATGGGTATTAGTGACAATTATATACAACAGTTATTTGACCCTTTCAGCCAAGCCGACGGCACTATCTCTAGGCGCTTTGGTGGAACCGGCCTAGGACTAACCATAGTGCAACACTTGGCCTCATTAATGGGCGGCAATATAGGCGTAGTCAGTGAGTTAAATAAGGGCACCAACTTTACCTTAACGCTAAGCTTTGCCTTGGCTAAAAAACACACTAATGATCAACAACGCTTGCGCAGCGAGCGCTATGATAAACAATTGCAAGGCCTGCACATTTTAGTGGCCGAAGACAATATCGTTAATCAAAAAGTCGCTGCCGGTATACTCAGAAAAAAAGGTATCAACTGCCAGTTTGCCAACAATGGCCAAGAAGCCATTAACTTACTGCAAGAACGGGGCAATCACTACGATGCGATTTTAATGGATATTGAGATGCCCGATGTTGACGGCTACCAAGCGTCTACTTATATACGACAAACCCTGCACAACAACATACCTATAATCGCCATGACCGCACACGCCATGTCTGGCGATGCCGATAAAGCTATGGCTGCAGGCATGAATGCCCACGTCACCAAACCCATCAACCCTGACACGCTGTATGAGGCGCTTAGCCAACAGCTGTCGCCGCGTTAA